Proteins encoded together in one uncultured Desulfosarcina sp. window:
- a CDS encoding amidohydrolase family protein, giving the protein MFDLIVKSVNLPDGRTGMNLAVKDGRIAAVEEKTIDAEAVDIIDAAGHLVCPPFVDSHFHMDATLSYGLPRVNESGTLLEGIALWGELKPTLTVEAIRKRAEKLCQWAIARGTLAIRSHVDVCEERLLAVQALLEVRETFKPYIDLQLVAFPQDGVLRSPGAMENLRRALDMGVDVVGGIPHFERTMDQGAESIRLLCELAAERGLMVDMHCDESDDPWSRHIETLTFQTQRLGLQGRVTGSHLTSMHSMDNYYVSKLLPLMAEARMHAVANPLINITLQGRHDTYPKRRGMTRVKELLEAGVNVAFGHDCVMDPWYSFGSHDMLEVAHMGLHVAQMTGTKQIRQMFDAVTANGAKAMGLDGYGLEPGCRADMVVLQAKDVHEAIRLRPARLYVIRNGKLIASTPPVVSWLEMGNEITAVDFLQ; this is encoded by the coding sequence ATGTTCGACTTGATCGTGAAAAGCGTCAACCTGCCCGACGGGCGCACGGGAATGAACCTGGCCGTGAAGGACGGGCGCATCGCGGCCGTGGAAGAGAAAACCATCGATGCCGAGGCGGTCGATATCATCGACGCCGCCGGCCATCTGGTCTGCCCGCCCTTCGTGGACAGTCATTTTCACATGGACGCCACCTTGAGCTACGGTTTGCCTCGGGTCAACGAAAGCGGAACGCTACTGGAGGGAATCGCCCTGTGGGGAGAACTCAAACCGACGCTTACCGTTGAGGCCATCCGAAAGCGCGCCGAAAAGCTTTGCCAATGGGCCATCGCCCGGGGCACGTTGGCGATCCGCAGCCATGTGGATGTCTGCGAAGAGCGCCTGCTGGCCGTTCAAGCCCTGCTGGAGGTGCGCGAGACGTTCAAACCCTATATCGACCTGCAACTGGTGGCCTTTCCCCAGGACGGGGTGTTGCGCAGTCCGGGGGCCATGGAAAATCTCAGGCGAGCGCTGGATATGGGCGTAGACGTAGTGGGCGGCATTCCCCATTTCGAGCGCACCATGGACCAGGGCGCCGAATCGATCCGGCTGCTTTGCGAACTGGCCGCCGAGCGCGGCCTGATGGTGGACATGCACTGCGATGAGAGCGACGATCCCTGGTCCCGGCACATCGAAACGCTCACGTTTCAGACCCAGCGGCTGGGGCTGCAGGGCCGGGTGACCGGTTCTCATCTGACCAGCATGCACTCCATGGACAACTACTACGTTTCCAAACTGCTGCCGCTCATGGCCGAGGCCCGGATGCATGCGGTGGCCAACCCGCTGATCAACATCACCCTGCAGGGCCGCCACGACACCTACCCCAAACGGCGCGGCATGACCCGGGTAAAAGAGCTTCTGGAGGCGGGCGTCAACGTCGCCTTCGGCCATGACTGCGTCATGGACCCCTGGTACAGCTTCGGCTCCCACGACATGCTGGAGGTGGCCCACATGGGGCTGCACGTGGCCCAGATGACCGGCACAAAACAGATCCGGCAGATGTTCGACGCGGTGACCGCCAACGGCGCCAAAGCCATGGGGCTGGACGGCTACGGCCTGGAACCGGGCTGCCGGGCCGACATGGTGGTGCTCCAGGCCAAAGATGTCCATGAGGCCATCCGCCTGCGTCCGGCGCGGCTTTACGTCATCAGGAATGGCAAGCTGATCGCCAGTACGCCGCCGGTGGTCAGCTGGCTGGAAATGGGAAACGAGATCACCGCAGTGGATTTCTTACAGTAG
- a CDS encoding ABC transporter permease → MHELLGQLFQVGFFAALIRIATPLIFATLGELFAERAGILNLGIEGIMMLAAMTGFSTAYFSGSLWLGVAAAMATGVLAGLLMGFLTVSLGLSQHVSGIGVTLLCSGLSFYFYRLIFGQPSSIPKITAFKPLPIPGLSAIPVIGPVLFDHFSLVYLAFILVPVVAWVLRATPWGLNLRTVGENPHAAFTAGVSVIRVRYQALMLSGALMGLAGAFLSMAQYNAYTFGVISGRGWVCIALVVFGQWNPWKSAAGALLFAFIDALQLRLQASSFNLPYEVFLMMPFVLTIVGMALVSRNAKAPAALLTPFRKEER, encoded by the coding sequence ATGCATGAACTTCTCGGCCAGCTTTTCCAGGTGGGCTTTTTCGCGGCCCTGATCCGCATCGCCACACCGCTGATCTTCGCCACCCTGGGTGAGCTTTTCGCCGAACGCGCCGGCATTCTCAACCTGGGCATCGAGGGCATCATGATGCTGGCCGCCATGACCGGCTTTTCCACGGCCTACTTCTCGGGCAGCCTCTGGCTGGGCGTTGCCGCGGCCATGGCCACGGGGGTGCTGGCCGGCCTGCTCATGGGTTTTCTCACCGTCAGCCTGGGGCTCAGCCAGCATGTGTCGGGCATCGGCGTCACCCTGCTCTGCTCGGGGCTCTCCTTTTACTTCTACCGCCTGATCTTCGGCCAGCCTTCCTCGATTCCCAAGATTACGGCTTTTAAGCCGCTGCCCATTCCCGGGCTGTCCGCCATTCCCGTGATCGGACCGGTGCTGTTCGACCATTTTTCCCTGGTTTACCTGGCCTTTATCCTGGTGCCGGTGGTGGCCTGGGTCCTGCGCGCCACCCCCTGGGGGTTGAACCTGCGTACGGTGGGCGAGAATCCCCACGCCGCCTTCACCGCCGGGGTGAGCGTGATCCGCGTCCGCTACCAGGCCCTGATGCTCTCCGGTGCCCTCATGGGACTCGCCGGGGCCTTTCTCTCCATGGCCCAGTACAACGCCTACACCTTCGGCGTGATCTCGGGGCGCGGCTGGGTGTGTATCGCCCTGGTGGTCTTCGGCCAGTGGAACCCGTGGAAAAGCGCCGCCGGAGCCCTGCTGTTTGCCTTTATCGACGCCCTTCAGCTGCGCTTGCAGGCCAGTTCCTTCAACCTGCCCTACGAGGTGTTCCTGATGATGCCCTTCGTGTTGACTATCGTGGGCATGGCCCTGGTCTCGCGCAACGCCAAGGCGCCGGCCGCCCTGCTGACCCCTTTCAGAAAGGAGGAACGCTGA
- a CDS encoding ABC transporter permease encodes MIGLRIESREQTPLWLNLTLPLMAVAATLILCSGLILLAGANVFTAYEKLFLSALSTRFNLVETAVKATPLIFTGLAVAVAFKARFWNIGAEGQLLAGAMAAAFVGARESLPVWSLCPGMILAGIVAGALWAMIPAVLKTRFKVDDVVTSLLLNFIIFYGMMALLDGPWKDPLSGYPDSPDIRMDAEFPILLRATRLHLGVLLAAIASVGTWLLMRRTTVGFAIQAVGENPVAARYAGFSVNGVILVTAAVSGALAGLAGVGEVAGLHFQVMAGLSPGYGYTGIVIAMLARLNPLGVVPAAFFFAVIITGAEAMSRATGVPVFLADVIQGTALIAMLVALLFTRYRIRIRRFSHA; translated from the coding sequence ATGATCGGACTGCGCATCGAAAGCCGCGAGCAGACCCCCCTCTGGCTCAATCTCACCCTGCCCCTGATGGCCGTGGCGGCCACCCTGATTCTTTGCAGCGGGTTGATCCTGCTGGCCGGCGCCAATGTGTTTACGGCCTACGAGAAGCTTTTTCTCAGCGCCCTGTCCACCCGTTTCAATCTGGTGGAAACGGCGGTCAAGGCAACGCCCCTGATTTTCACCGGGCTGGCCGTGGCGGTTGCTTTTAAGGCGCGCTTCTGGAATATCGGCGCCGAAGGGCAGCTGTTGGCCGGCGCCATGGCCGCCGCCTTCGTGGGCGCCCGGGAAAGCCTGCCGGTCTGGAGCCTGTGTCCGGGAATGATCCTGGCCGGCATTGTTGCCGGCGCCCTGTGGGCCATGATTCCGGCAGTGCTTAAAACGCGCTTCAAGGTGGACGACGTCGTGACCTCGCTGTTGCTCAACTTCATCATCTTCTACGGCATGATGGCGCTTCTGGACGGCCCCTGGAAGGACCCGTTGAGCGGCTATCCCGATTCGCCGGACATCCGTATGGATGCCGAGTTTCCGATTCTGCTGCGCGCCACCCGCCTGCACCTGGGGGTGCTGCTGGCCGCCATCGCCTCCGTTGGTACCTGGCTGCTCATGCGCCGCACCACCGTTGGATTCGCCATCCAGGCGGTGGGAGAAAACCCCGTGGCGGCCCGCTATGCCGGTTTCAGCGTGAACGGGGTGATCCTGGTTACGGCGGCCGTGTCCGGAGCGCTGGCCGGACTGGCCGGGGTAGGAGAAGTCGCCGGGCTGCATTTCCAGGTCATGGCCGGCCTGTCTCCGGGCTACGGCTACACCGGCATCGTCATCGCCATGCTGGCCCGGCTCAATCCTCTGGGCGTCGTTCCGGCGGCCTTTTTCTTCGCCGTGATTATTACCGGCGCCGAGGCCATGTCGCGGGCCACGGGTGTGCCGGTGTTTTTGGCCGACGTCATCCAGGGCACGGCCCTGATCGCCATGCTGGTGGCCCTGCTCTTCACCCGTTACCGTATCCGCATAAGGCGCTTTTCCCATGCATGA
- a CDS encoding ABC transporter ATP-binding protein — MHDQPPLLEMRGITKRFGSVTANDGIDLALAAGEIVGLLGENGAGKTTLMNILFGAYDADAGSIRIDGKPADIRSSADALALGVGMVHQHYHLVPSHTVLENLMVGQTGGGWRLDHGRILKRMEEIRSRYGLDLDPRVLAGDLTVGQQQRLEIIKALVRGARILILDEPTAALTPQEAEGLFKALSAMAENGMGVIFISHKLHEVRAITTRVVILRQGKVAATVNNDENTSKRQLAELMCGRTVRPPQKTSVERGDALLTLDSISTANGTRQGLKKVSLTVHAGEIVGVAGVSGNGQKELADVVAGVLDPTGGRVMVAGSIVAPTSARTMQGMGIGRIPEDRMGTGLITSLPLAANIVLPRIREQRFSRFGFLKRGAIRQFARNRIAQFGIKAAGSGVRTGTLSGGNLQKALLARELAWDPRVLLAAQPTRGLDVSAAGFVHEQFLALRQQGSGVLVISEDLEELFLLSDRIVVMFEGRIMDTLPIEKASVERVGLLMAGVKAAA; from the coding sequence ATGCACGACCAACCGCCGCTATTGGAAATGCGCGGCATCACCAAACGGTTCGGCTCCGTTACGGCCAATGACGGCATCGACCTGGCCCTGGCCGCCGGTGAAATCGTCGGCCTGCTGGGGGAAAATGGCGCCGGCAAGACCACGCTGATGAACATCCTGTTCGGGGCCTACGACGCCGATGCCGGCAGCATCCGCATTGACGGCAAGCCGGCGGACATCCGCAGTTCGGCCGATGCCCTGGCCCTGGGGGTGGGCATGGTGCACCAGCATTACCACCTGGTCCCCTCGCACACCGTGCTGGAAAACCTCATGGTGGGCCAGACCGGCGGCGGATGGCGGCTCGATCACGGCCGGATTCTCAAGCGCATGGAAGAGATCCGTTCGCGCTACGGCCTCGATCTCGACCCCCGGGTCCTTGCCGGGGATTTGACCGTGGGCCAGCAGCAGCGCCTGGAAATCATCAAGGCCCTGGTGCGCGGGGCGCGCATCCTGATTCTGGACGAACCGACAGCAGCCCTCACGCCCCAGGAGGCCGAGGGCTTGTTTAAAGCCCTTTCCGCCATGGCGGAAAACGGCATGGGCGTCATTTTCATCAGCCACAAACTGCATGAGGTGCGTGCCATCACCACCCGTGTGGTGATCCTGCGCCAAGGAAAGGTGGCGGCCACGGTGAACAACGACGAGAACACCAGCAAGCGCCAGCTGGCCGAGCTGATGTGCGGCCGAACGGTACGTCCACCGCAGAAAACATCGGTGGAGCGCGGCGATGCGCTGCTGACCCTGGATTCCATCAGCACGGCCAACGGCACCCGCCAGGGGCTCAAAAAGGTGTCGCTGACGGTCCATGCCGGAGAAATCGTCGGCGTGGCCGGCGTTTCGGGCAACGGCCAAAAGGAATTGGCCGACGTGGTGGCCGGCGTCCTGGACCCCACCGGCGGCCGGGTGATGGTGGCCGGAAGTATCGTGGCCCCGACGTCCGCCCGGACCATGCAGGGCATGGGCATCGGGCGCATTCCCGAAGACCGCATGGGCACCGGGCTGATCACGAGCCTGCCGCTGGCCGCCAACATCGTTTTGCCGAGAATCCGTGAACAGCGTTTCAGTCGCTTCGGTTTTCTCAAACGGGGGGCCATCCGCCAATTTGCGAGAAACCGCATCGCCCAGTTCGGGATCAAGGCGGCGGGCAGCGGCGTGCGCACCGGCACGCTGTCGGGCGGCAACCTGCAAAAGGCGCTGCTGGCCCGGGAGCTGGCCTGGGACCCGCGCGTTTTGCTGGCGGCCCAGCCCACCCGCGGCCTGGATGTCTCGGCCGCCGGATTCGTTCACGAGCAGTTTCTGGCCCTGCGGCAGCAAGGCAGCGGGGTGCTGGTGATCAGTGAGGACCTGGAGGAACTCTTTCTGCTCAGCGACCGTATCGTCGTGATGTTCGAGGGAAGGATCATGGATACGCTGCCCATCGAAAAAGCCAGTGTCGAGCGGGTGGGCCTGCTGATGGCCGGCGTAAAGGCGGCGGCATGA